One genomic region from Mycobacterium basiliense encodes:
- a CDS encoding DivIVA domain-containing protein: MALVLLYLVVLVLVAIVLFAVASLLFGRGEQLPPLPRATTATMLPACDITGADIDAVKFTQVLRGYKTSEVDWVLDQLSRELEALRGQLAATHAAPASEPMSGDAGAAGDGSVAADGPETR; this comes from the coding sequence GTGGCGTTGGTATTGCTGTACCTGGTGGTGCTGGTCCTGGTGGCGATCGTGTTGTTCGCCGTGGCGAGCTTGCTATTTGGGCGCGGTGAGCAGTTGCCGCCCCTGCCGCGGGCCACCACGGCAACCATGCTGCCCGCTTGTGACATTACGGGCGCCGACATCGATGCGGTCAAGTTCACCCAGGTGCTGCGCGGCTACAAGACCAGCGAGGTCGACTGGGTGTTGGACCAACTAAGCCGCGAACTCGAGGCGTTGCGGGGGCAGTTGGCGGCGACCCATGCCGCGCCGGCCAGCGAGCCGATGTCAGGGGATGCGGGCGCGGCGGGCGACGGATCCGTCGCCGCGGACGGTCCCGAAACCAGGTGA
- a CDS encoding glucosyl-3-phosphoglycerate synthase, which produces MTASELVAGELANNAVLDARPGDTWLSDRSWNRPRWTISELIAAKRGRTISVVLPALNEEETIESVIDSIFPLVDGLVDELIVLDSGSTDDTEIRAIAAGVRVVSREQALPEVPARPGKGEALWRSLAATSGDIVVFIDSDLVNPHPMFVPWLVGPLLTGEGIHLVKSFYRRPLQVGDASGTAGETGGGRVTELVARPLLAALRPELGRVMQPLGGEYAASRELLTSLPFAPGYGVEIGLLVDTFDRLGLDAIAQVNLGVRAHRNRPLAELGAMSRQVIATLLSRCGIPDSGVGLTQFSAVGAGYAAHTWPVSLADRPPMNVLRPR; this is translated from the coding sequence ATGACGGCATCGGAGTTGGTCGCCGGGGAGCTCGCCAATAACGCGGTGCTGGACGCACGGCCTGGCGACACCTGGTTGTCCGACCGCAGCTGGAACCGCCCACGGTGGACAATCAGCGAATTGATCGCCGCCAAGCGAGGGCGAACGATTTCGGTGGTGCTTCCGGCCCTCAACGAGGAAGAAACCATCGAGTCGGTTATCGACAGCATCTTTCCCCTGGTTGATGGCCTGGTAGACGAACTGATCGTGCTGGATTCCGGCTCCACCGACGACACCGAGATCCGCGCCATCGCCGCCGGGGTTCGGGTCGTCAGCCGCGAGCAGGCGTTGCCCGAAGTACCCGCGCGGCCCGGCAAGGGTGAGGCATTATGGCGCTCGTTGGCCGCCACTAGCGGTGACATCGTGGTGTTCATCGACTCCGACCTGGTCAACCCGCACCCGATGTTCGTGCCGTGGCTGGTCGGTCCGTTGCTTACCGGCGAGGGCATTCACCTGGTCAAGAGCTTTTACCGGCGGCCGCTTCAGGTAGGTGATGCCAGTGGTACGGCCGGCGAGACGGGTGGGGGTCGCGTCACCGAGCTGGTGGCACGGCCGCTGTTGGCGGCGCTGCGGCCCGAGCTGGGCCGGGTGATGCAACCGCTGGGGGGCGAGTATGCGGCCAGTCGGGAGCTGCTGACGTCTTTGCCGTTTGCCCCCGGCTACGGCGTGGAGATCGGCCTATTGGTCGACACCTTCGATCGGCTGGGGCTGGACGCGATAGCGCAGGTCAATCTTGGTGTGCGGGCGCACCGTAACCGGCCGCTGGCTGAGCTGGGGGCAATGAGCCGCCAGGTCATCGCTACCTTGCTGTCTCGCTGCGGGATCCCTGATTCCGGGGTTGGGCTGACCCAGTTTTCCGCCGTGGGTGCTGGCTACGCGGCGCACACCTGGCCCGTCTCGCTAGCGGATCGGCCGCCGATGAATGTGCTTCGGCCACGCTGA
- the folP gene encoding dihydropteroate synthase produces the protein MQATLCGRPVAGDRPLIMAIVNRTPDSFYDKGATFSDEAAREAVHRAIAEGADVIDIGGVKAGPGQNVDTDTEIARLVPFIEWVRGAYPDQLISVDTWRSEVARLACGAGADLINDSWGGVDPATAHVAAECGAGLVCAHTGGARPRTRPFRVSYGTTTRGVVDEVIRQVTAAAERAVAAGVVRDRVLIDPTHDFGKNTFHGLLLLRHVPELVKTGWPVLMALSNKDFVGETLGVDVTERLEGTLAATALAAAAGARMFRVHQVAATRRVLEMVASIQGTRPPTRTVRGLA, from the coding sequence GTGCAGGCAACGTTGTGTGGCCGCCCGGTGGCCGGGGACCGCCCGCTGATCATGGCGATCGTCAACCGAACCCCGGACTCGTTCTACGACAAGGGTGCGACCTTCAGCGACGAGGCCGCCCGCGAAGCGGTGCATCGGGCCATCGCCGAGGGTGCCGACGTCATCGACATCGGGGGCGTCAAAGCGGGACCGGGGCAGAACGTGGACACCGATACCGAGATCGCCCGGCTGGTGCCCTTCATCGAATGGGTTCGCGGCGCCTACCCTGACCAGCTGATCAGTGTCGACACCTGGCGTTCCGAGGTGGCCCGGCTGGCGTGCGGGGCGGGCGCGGATTTGATCAATGACTCCTGGGGCGGCGTGGACCCCGCGACAGCTCACGTGGCCGCCGAGTGCGGTGCGGGTCTGGTCTGTGCGCATACCGGGGGAGCGCGGCCGCGCACGCGCCCGTTCCGAGTGAGTTACGGTACGACAACCCGCGGCGTGGTGGACGAGGTGATTCGCCAGGTCACAGCTGCCGCCGAGCGGGCGGTCGCCGCCGGAGTGGTCCGCGACAGGGTGTTGATCGACCCGACGCACGATTTCGGCAAGAACACCTTCCACGGGTTACTCCTGTTGCGTCATGTGCCCGAACTTGTTAAGACCGGATGGCCTGTGCTCATGGCTTTGAGCAACAAGGACTTCGTCGGGGAGACTCTGGGTGTGGATGTGACCGAGCGGCTTGAGGGAACATTGGCCGCGACCGCGTTGGCGGCAGCCGCTGGCGCGCGCATGTTTCGGGTGCACCAGGTAGCCGCCACCCGGCGAGTGCTGGAGATGGTGGCCTCGATCCAGGGGACGCGCCCGCCGACGCGCACAGTGAGAGGACTTGCATGA
- the fadD6 gene encoding long-chain-acyl-CoA synthetase FadD6 yields MSDHDHQAGARSRVKLTDVAARLPAVLADTPSIVRGAVTGLLARPTSKASIGSVFQDRAARFGERIFLQFGDRQLTYREANATANRYAAVLAARGVGPGDVVGIMLRNSPNTVLVMLAAVKCGAIAGMLNYHQRGDVLAHSLGLLGAKVTVAESDLVSAISESAGEAGSLVTIEDLERIAATAPASNPASASAVRAQDTAFYIFTSGTTGFPKASVMTHYRWLRALAVFGGMGLRLKSSDTLYCCLPLYHNNALTVAMSAVINSGATLALGKSFSASRFWDEVIATNATAFVYIGEICRYLLNQPTKPTDRAHQVRVIAGNGLRPEIWNQFVERFGIARVCEFYAASEGNSAFVNIFNVPRSTGISPMPLAYVQYDPDTGAPLRDESGRVRRVPAGEPGLLLSRVNRLQPFDGYTDPAASEKKLVRNAFRDGDCWFNTGDVMSPQGMGHAAFVDRLGDTFRWKGENVATTQVEAALSTDPAVEECTVYGVEVPNTGGRAGMAAVKLRDGADFDGNSLARAVYDELPAYALPLFVRVVESMAHTSTFKSRKVELREQAYGAGIEDPLYVLAGRNEGYLPYYAEYPDEVAAGKRPRG; encoded by the coding sequence GTGTCCGATCACGATCACCAGGCCGGGGCGCGCAGCAGGGTCAAGCTCACCGACGTCGCGGCTCGGCTGCCCGCAGTGCTGGCCGACACGCCGTCGATCGTGCGCGGGGCGGTCACCGGGCTGCTCGCGCGGCCGACGTCGAAGGCGTCGATCGGTTCGGTGTTCCAGGACCGGGCCGCTCGCTTCGGTGAGCGGATCTTCCTGCAATTCGGCGACCGACAGCTGACCTATCGGGAAGCCAATGCGACCGCTAACCGGTACGCTGCGGTGCTGGCCGCCCGTGGTGTGGGGCCCGGCGACGTGGTCGGCATCATGCTGCGCAACTCGCCCAATACGGTCCTGGTGATGTTGGCCGCCGTCAAGTGCGGCGCCATCGCCGGCATGCTCAACTATCACCAGCGCGGGGACGTACTTGCCCACAGCCTGGGCCTGCTGGGTGCGAAAGTAACCGTCGCGGAGTCTGACCTGGTCAGCGCCATCAGCGAAAGCGCCGGCGAGGCCGGCTCCCTGGTGACCATCGAAGACCTGGAGCGCATTGCGGCGACCGCACCGGCCAGCAACCCGGCGTCGGCGTCGGCGGTGCGCGCCCAGGACACCGCGTTCTACATTTTCACCTCGGGCACCACCGGATTCCCCAAGGCCAGCGTGATGACCCACTACCGGTGGCTACGTGCGCTGGCGGTGTTTGGTGGCATGGGGCTGCGCCTGAAGAGCTCCGACACCCTTTACTGCTGCCTGCCCCTGTACCACAACAATGCGCTAACGGTGGCGATGTCGGCGGTGATCAATTCCGGGGCGACCTTGGCGCTGGGCAAGTCGTTCTCGGCCTCGCGGTTCTGGGACGAAGTGATCGCCACCAACGCCACCGCGTTCGTCTACATCGGCGAAATCTGCCGTTACCTGCTGAATCAGCCGACCAAACCGACCGACCGCGCACATCAGGTGCGGGTGATCGCCGGCAACGGGCTACGGCCGGAAATCTGGAACCAGTTCGTCGAACGGTTCGGCATTGCGCGGGTGTGTGAGTTCTATGCCGCCAGCGAGGGTAACTCCGCTTTCGTGAACATCTTCAATGTGCCTCGGAGCACCGGGATCTCGCCGATGCCGCTGGCCTACGTGCAGTACGACCCGGACACCGGGGCCCCGTTGCGGGACGAGAGTGGCCGGGTGCGCCGGGTGCCGGCCGGTGAACCCGGTCTCTTGCTCAGCCGGGTCAATCGACTGCAGCCGTTCGACGGTTACACCGACCCGGCGGCCAGTGAGAAGAAGTTGGTGCGCAACGCGTTCCGCGACGGCGACTGCTGGTTCAACACCGGTGATGTGATGAGCCCGCAAGGTATGGGTCACGCCGCGTTCGTCGACCGACTGGGCGATACCTTCCGCTGGAAGGGCGAAAACGTGGCGACCACGCAGGTGGAAGCGGCCCTGTCGACGGACCCGGCCGTCGAGGAGTGCACGGTGTACGGAGTCGAGGTACCCAACACCGGCGGGCGTGCCGGGATGGCCGCGGTCAAGCTGCGCGACGGCGCCGACTTCGATGGGAACTCGTTGGCCCGCGCGGTGTATGACGAGCTGCCCGCCTATGCGCTGCCGTTGTTCGTGCGGGTGGTCGAATCCATGGCGCACACCTCGACGTTCAAGAGTCGAAAGGTGGAGCTGCGCGAGCAGGCCTACGGCGCTGGCATCGAAGACCCGCTGTATGTGTTGGCCGGCCGCAACGAGGGCTACCTGCCGTATTACGCCGAGTACCCCGATGAGGTCGCTGCGGGTAAGCGGCCTCGGGGCTAG
- a CDS encoding TIGR00730 family Rossman fold protein encodes MSASDDRSWTVAVYCAAAPTHPELLDLAAEVGAAIAAQGWKLVWGGGHVSAMGAVASAARARGGWTIGVIPKMLVYRELADDDADELIVTDTMWERKQVMEDRADAFIALPGGVGTLDELLDVWTEGYLGMHEKPIVVLDPWGHFDGLRAWLHGLVDTGYVSRPAMQRLIVVDTIDGALHACAPV; translated from the coding sequence ATGAGCGCGAGCGACGACAGATCCTGGACGGTGGCCGTGTACTGTGCGGCCGCACCGACACACCCGGAACTGTTGGATCTCGCCGCTGAGGTCGGCGCGGCGATCGCCGCGCAGGGCTGGAAACTGGTGTGGGGCGGTGGCCACGTTTCGGCGATGGGGGCCGTCGCCTCGGCGGCGCGGGCCCGCGGTGGTTGGACCATCGGTGTGATCCCCAAGATGCTGGTGTACCGCGAGTTGGCCGACGACGATGCCGACGAGCTGATCGTCACTGACACCATGTGGGAGCGGAAACAGGTCATGGAGGATCGCGCCGACGCGTTCATCGCCTTGCCCGGCGGCGTCGGCACTCTGGACGAGCTGTTGGACGTCTGGACCGAGGGATATCTCGGCATGCACGAAAAACCCATCGTGGTGTTGGATCCGTGGGGACATTTCGACGGTCTGCGGGCGTGGCTGCACGGTTTGGTCGATACCGGCTACGTGTCCAGGCCAGCGATGCAACGACTGATCGTCGTCGACACCATCGATGGCGCGCTGCACGCCTGCGCACCTGTCTGA
- a CDS encoding AAA family ATPase: MPIRWNVPQHVTALEQLDVALSESAQPGAVVLGPDGVGKSTLARLAAEHFLHGHPGTITRWVTGTPTERTVPFGAFSHLVEIAEIGKPAALLRAARASLGRNIPQGDLLLVVDDAHDLDILSATMVYQLALAGRTRMIVTARGPDYGPAPEAIAALWTDGLLVRIDVDPPGGVTKQSEPADVDEYIAELPEPARAVLDYLAVEEPLSLADLTDLAGEGAVAQAAELGAAETRVRGEPDDEPVVYTAHPLFAKRACAALGPEGARRRRTELVTQLSQHPSDHPSDRLRLASLALDSDAPQPLDEVVESAQQALRLGDLALAERLARAALDRSGGLEPRLVLGQALAWRGRGREAGTVLAAVDPADLSETDLMAWAVPRAANQFWMLGEPERATAFLQTTRKRVTDPTARTTLDALTATFAMNAGNLPLAITLATDALSQPSADDTAISWAASTAALSSARMGRFAEVERLAERASGAEHPGLLRFTVGLGQITSLLMAGEVARAHTLAQQFTDFAELQQPGRAIGEVLLAQVLIVEGEFAAAASLLEPTAAELERSGYSWGPLSLMLLATAIAQQGDIAESAKALRRAETRHGTKSALFAPELGLARAWTKATARDKAGAIADTRDAARTAERGAQSAVALRAWHDAVRLGDVRAVDPVTRLAAEIDCAVGNIVARHARALAADDAAALAAVADELAAIGMHAAAADAAGQAERSANR, encoded by the coding sequence ATGCCGATTCGATGGAACGTCCCCCAACACGTGACCGCCTTGGAGCAGTTGGACGTTGCGTTGAGCGAGTCGGCGCAACCGGGCGCAGTGGTGCTCGGACCCGACGGCGTCGGCAAATCCACGCTGGCCCGCTTGGCCGCCGAGCACTTCCTCCACGGACATCCGGGCACCATCACCCGTTGGGTCACCGGAACGCCAACCGAGCGCACCGTCCCGTTTGGAGCCTTCAGCCACCTGGTGGAGATCGCCGAGATCGGCAAGCCCGCCGCCCTGCTGCGTGCGGCCCGGGCATCGTTGGGCCGCAACATCCCTCAGGGCGATCTGCTGCTGGTCGTCGACGACGCGCACGATCTGGACATCCTTTCGGCGACTATGGTCTACCAGCTTGCGCTGGCCGGTAGGACCCGAATGATCGTCACCGCACGCGGTCCGGATTATGGGCCCGCCCCCGAGGCCATCGCCGCGTTGTGGACCGACGGACTGTTGGTGCGTATCGATGTCGACCCGCCCGGCGGAGTAACCAAACAGTCCGAGCCCGCCGACGTCGACGAATACATCGCCGAATTGCCTGAGCCGGCGCGCGCCGTGCTGGACTACCTCGCCGTCGAGGAGCCACTGTCGCTGGCCGATCTCACCGACCTCGCCGGCGAAGGCGCGGTGGCCCAAGCAGCGGAATTGGGCGCGGCGGAAACCCGGGTCCGCGGCGAACCCGACGACGAGCCGGTGGTGTACACGGCGCACCCGTTGTTCGCCAAACGAGCGTGCGCCGCGCTAGGCCCCGAGGGGGCCAGACGACGCCGTACCGAATTGGTCACCCAGCTTTCGCAACATCCGTCCGACCACCCCAGCGACCGGCTGCGGCTGGCGTCGCTGGCACTGGATAGCGACGCGCCACAACCGCTAGATGAGGTGGTGGAGTCCGCTCAGCAGGCGCTGCGGCTAGGCGATCTGGCACTTGCCGAGCGATTGGCTCGGGCCGCGCTGGACCGCTCAGGCGGCTTGGAGCCACGGCTGGTCCTGGGCCAGGCACTGGCCTGGCGAGGTCGCGGCCGCGAAGCCGGCACCGTGCTGGCGGCCGTGGACCCAGCCGATCTGTCGGAGACAGATCTGATGGCCTGGGCGGTACCACGGGCGGCCAACCAGTTCTGGATGCTCGGCGAGCCCGAGCGGGCCACCGCATTCCTGCAGACGACCCGCAAACGGGTCACCGATCCGACGGCGCGTACCACCCTGGATGCGCTGACGGCGACGTTCGCGATGAACGCTGGAAACCTGCCGCTGGCCATCACATTGGCCACGGACGCGCTGTCGCAACCTTCGGCTGACGACACCGCGATCTCCTGGGCGGCCAGCACCGCCGCGTTGTCTTCGGCGCGAATGGGCCGGTTCGCCGAGGTTGAACGGTTAGCCGAGCGGGCGTCGGGTGCCGAGCATCCGGGACTGTTGCGGTTCACCGTCGGCCTGGGTCAGATCACGTCGTTGTTGATGGCCGGTGAAGTTGCGCGGGCGCATACCCTGGCCCAGCAGTTCACCGATTTCGCCGAGCTGCAGCAACCCGGCCGCGCCATCGGTGAAGTGTTGCTGGCACAGGTGCTTATCGTCGAGGGCGAATTCGCCGCTGCGGCCTCGCTGTTGGAGCCCACAGCGGCGGAATTGGAGCGCTCCGGATATTCGTGGGGCCCGCTGTCCCTAATGTTGCTGGCGACCGCTATCGCCCAGCAGGGCGACATCGCTGAGTCAGCAAAAGCATTGCGGCGGGCGGAAACTCGACACGGTACCAAGTCTGCTCTGTTCGCGCCCGAGCTGGGGCTGGCCCGCGCGTGGACCAAGGCGACCGCCCGTGACAAGGCCGGCGCCATCGCGGATACTCGCGACGCGGCCCGGACCGCTGAGCGGGGTGCGCAGTCGGCGGTGGCGCTACGCGCCTGGCATGATGCCGTTCGTCTCGGCGACGTCCGCGCCGTGGACCCGGTGACTCGGTTGGCCGCCGAGATCGACTGCGCCGTAGGCAATATCGTTGCCCGGCATGCCCGGGCCCTGGCCGCCGACGATGCCGCGGCGCTGGCGGCGGTGGCCGACGAGTTGGCCGCGATTGGTATGCACGCGGCGGCCGCCGATGCAGCCGGTCAGGCGGAGCGCTCGGCCAACCGCTAG
- the dapE gene encoding succinyl-diaminopimelate desuccinylase: MLDLRGDPIDLTAALIDIPSESRNEARIANEVEAALRAQTSGFEIIRNGNAVLARTGLNRPARVLLAGHLDTVPVADNLPSRRENGELHGCGAADMKSGDAVFLHLAATVAEPVHDLTLVFYDCEEIEAAANGLGRIERELPDWLAADVAILGEPTSGYIEAGCQGTLRVVITVTGARAHSARSWLGDNAIHKLNAVLDRLARYQARSVDIDGCTYREGLSAVRIDGGVAGNVIPDQASVTVNYRFAPDRSPSAALQHVREVFDGLDVQIEQTDAAAGALPGLAQPAAKALVAAAGGQVRAKYGWTDVSRFAARGIPAVNYGPGDPNLAHCRDERVPIGTITATVQMLRRYLGG, from the coding sequence GTGTTGGACTTGCGCGGGGATCCGATTGACCTGACCGCCGCGTTGATCGATATCCCGAGCGAATCGCGGAACGAGGCGCGCATCGCTAACGAGGTGGAAGCGGCGTTGCGCGCCCAGACGTCGGGTTTTGAGATCATTCGCAACGGCAACGCGGTGCTCGCCCGGACCGGGCTGAACCGGCCCGCGCGGGTGCTGCTGGCCGGACATCTGGACACCGTGCCGGTGGCCGACAACCTGCCCAGCCGTCGCGAGAACGGGGAGCTGCATGGGTGCGGCGCGGCCGACATGAAATCCGGCGACGCGGTATTCCTACATCTGGCGGCCACCGTGGCCGAGCCGGTACACGACCTGACACTGGTCTTTTACGACTGCGAGGAAATCGAGGCGGCGGCAAACGGTTTGGGTCGGATCGAGCGCGAGTTGCCGGACTGGCTGGCCGCCGATGTCGCCATCCTGGGCGAGCCCACGTCGGGCTACATCGAAGCCGGTTGTCAGGGCACGCTGCGCGTCGTCATCACCGTGACCGGAGCCCGCGCGCATTCAGCACGTTCCTGGCTGGGTGACAACGCAATTCACAAACTGAACGCCGTGCTGGACCGGTTGGCCCGTTACCAGGCGCGCAGCGTCGACATCGACGGTTGCACCTACCGGGAGGGTTTGTCGGCGGTGCGCATCGACGGCGGTGTGGCCGGCAACGTAATTCCGGACCAGGCTTCGGTGACGGTCAACTATCGCTTTGCGCCGGACCGCTCGCCGAGTGCGGCGCTGCAGCATGTGCGCGAAGTCTTCGACGGGCTCGACGTGCAGATCGAGCAGACCGATGCCGCGGCGGGCGCGTTGCCCGGGCTGGCACAACCGGCCGCCAAGGCGTTGGTGGCGGCCGCCGGCGGCCAGGTTCGAGCGAAATACGGCTGGACGGATGTTTCCCGATTCGCCGCCCGGGGCATACCGGCGGTCAACTACGGGCCCGGCGACCCGAATCTGGCGCACTGCCGCGACGAACGGGTGCCGATCGGAACGATCACCGCCACCGTGCAGATGTTGCGCCGTTACCTGGGCGGCTAG
- the dapD gene encoding 2,3,4,5-tetrahydropyridine-2,6-dicarboxylate N-succinyltransferase translates to MTGAAGIGLATLASDGSVLDTWFPAPELTEPGSSATSRLAASDVPAELAALIGRDDDRGTEVIAVRTVIGALDDVAADAYDAYLRLHLLSHRLVAPHGLNAGGLFGVLTNVVWTNRGPCAIEGFEAVRARLRRRGTVTVYGIDKFPRMVDYVMPSGVRIADADRVRLGAHLAPGTTVMHEGFVNYNAGTLGASMVEGRISAGVVVGDGSDVGGGASIMGTLSGGGTQVISIGKRCLLGANAGLGISLGDDCVVEAGLYVTAGTKVTTPDGSTVRARELSGSNNLLFRRNSVTGAVEVVARNGQGIALNEDLHAN, encoded by the coding sequence GTGACTGGAGCAGCTGGCATCGGCTTGGCGACCCTCGCCTCCGATGGATCGGTCCTCGACACCTGGTTTCCCGCCCCGGAACTGACCGAACCGGGTAGCAGCGCGACATCGCGGCTGGCCGCGTCCGACGTTCCTGCCGAGCTGGCCGCGTTGATCGGTCGCGACGACGACCGTGGGACGGAGGTCATCGCGGTGCGTACGGTCATCGGTGCACTCGACGATGTCGCCGCCGACGCCTACGACGCCTATCTGCGGCTGCACCTGCTCTCTCACCGCCTGGTCGCGCCGCACGGGCTGAACGCCGGCGGCTTGTTCGGGGTATTGACCAATGTGGTGTGGACTAATCGCGGACCATGCGCAATCGAAGGTTTCGAAGCGGTGCGGGCCCGGCTCCGCCGGCGCGGAACAGTGACGGTCTATGGCATCGACAAATTCCCGCGGATGGTCGACTACGTCATGCCCAGTGGTGTACGGATCGCCGATGCCGACCGGGTGCGTTTGGGTGCCCACCTGGCACCGGGCACCACGGTGATGCATGAGGGCTTCGTCAACTACAACGCCGGCACCCTGGGCGCCTCCATGGTCGAGGGCCGCATTTCGGCGGGCGTGGTAGTGGGTGACGGCTCCGACGTCGGCGGCGGAGCGTCCATCATGGGCACGCTGTCCGGAGGTGGCACACAAGTTATTTCGATCGGGAAACGCTGCCTACTGGGCGCCAACGCCGGGCTGGGTATCTCCCTGGGCGACGACTGCGTGGTGGAGGCCGGGTTGTACGTCACGGCCGGCACCAAGGTCACCACCCCGGACGGCAGCACGGTCAGGGCGCGCGAGCTGTCCGGCAGCAACAATCTGTTGTTCCGCCGCAACTCAGTGACCGGAGCGGTCGAGGTGGTGGCGCGCAACGGTCAGGGCATCGCACTCAACGAGGATCTGCACGCCAACTAG
- a CDS encoding MarR family winged helix-turn-helix transcriptional regulator, translated as MFDESLYRSPQTPLGQGLRVAWWSYVHRVDTEMEAAGFERRRFSMNYVFALYALPGPMTISQMGRQFGVSRQAASKLVAELRDRGYVQTTPSATDQREKVVELTPKAIEYVTVRQRAAADLDRVIHERVGAEGARELYRILDIVGEAARGEAEFDPANLYREPDLW; from the coding sequence ATGTTTGACGAGTCGCTTTATCGGTCACCACAGACGCCCCTCGGCCAGGGGCTTCGGGTCGCCTGGTGGAGCTACGTCCATCGGGTTGATACCGAGATGGAGGCCGCAGGCTTCGAGCGCCGGCGTTTTTCAATGAACTACGTGTTTGCCCTTTACGCGCTACCGGGGCCGATGACGATCTCGCAGATGGGCCGACAATTCGGCGTCAGTCGACAGGCGGCCAGCAAGCTCGTCGCCGAACTGCGCGATCGCGGCTACGTGCAGACCACGCCGTCTGCGACCGACCAGCGCGAGAAGGTGGTTGAACTTACTCCGAAAGCGATCGAGTACGTGACCGTGCGTCAGCGCGCGGCGGCCGACCTCGACCGGGTGATCCACGAGCGTGTTGGCGCTGAGGGAGCCCGCGAGCTCTACCGGATTCTCGACATCGTCGGTGAAGCCGCTCGGGGAGAGGCCGAATTCGATCCCGCCAACCTCTACCGCGAACCCGACCTATGGTGA
- a CDS encoding MFS transporter, which produces MRRLAAACAVGSAVEFYDFYIYGTAAALVFPSVFYPNLGTSMATIASMGTFAAAFLSRPLGAVVFGHLGDRLGRKRTLVATLLIMAVSTVTVGVVPSSATIGLAAPMILISLRLMQGFAVGGEWAGSALLSTESAPAHRRGHYGMFTTLGAGLALALSGLTFLGVNYTMGEDSVAFMRWGWRIPFLLSAVLIGIAMFVRLKINETPVFTQERSTASAGNARSRRPFAAPLAEVLRWQCREILLAAGSVLGAFGFVYLASTYLPSYAQTHVGYSRNFILLVGVLGGLICIAFAALTATLCDRFGRRRMMLIAWALGLPWSLLVMPLIDSGYPALFLVALLGVYAIAAGAFGPVVSFVPELFATRYRYTGTGLAVNLAGIAGGAVPPFVAGSLLTTFGSSAVGFMMAILVAASLISVYLLPETAGTALVGR; this is translated from the coding sequence ATGCGCAGGCTGGCGGCTGCCTGCGCAGTTGGCTCAGCCGTTGAATTTTACGACTTCTACATCTACGGCACCGCGGCGGCTCTGGTGTTTCCTTCGGTGTTCTACCCGAATCTCGGCACCTCGATGGCCACGATTGCATCGATGGGGACGTTTGCCGCGGCGTTTCTGTCGCGGCCGCTTGGTGCGGTGGTTTTCGGGCATCTTGGGGACCGGCTAGGTCGTAAGAGGACGCTGGTCGCAACCTTGTTGATCATGGCCGTTTCGACGGTGACTGTTGGGGTGGTTCCGAGCTCGGCAACCATTGGGCTGGCCGCCCCGATGATCCTGATATCCCTGCGGCTGATGCAAGGTTTCGCGGTTGGCGGCGAATGGGCCGGTTCTGCATTATTGAGCACCGAATCCGCGCCTGCGCATAGGCGGGGTCATTATGGCATGTTCACCACACTGGGCGCCGGCCTTGCGCTGGCTCTGAGCGGACTGACTTTCTTGGGCGTGAACTACACCATGGGAGAAGACAGCGTCGCGTTCATGCGATGGGGTTGGCGTATCCCGTTCTTGCTCAGTGCTGTGCTGATCGGTATCGCTATGTTCGTCCGCCTCAAGATCAACGAGACCCCCGTCTTTACCCAGGAGAGGTCCACTGCCAGCGCCGGCAATGCGAGAAGCCGGCGCCCTTTTGCTGCGCCGCTGGCTGAGGTGTTGCGTTGGCAGTGCCGTGAGATCCTGCTGGCGGCCGGCAGCGTGCTCGGTGCCTTCGGTTTCGTCTATTTGGCCAGCACCTACCTACCCTCTTACGCGCAAACTCACGTCGGGTACTCGCGCAATTTCATCCTGCTCGTCGGTGTGCTAGGCGGGCTGATCTGCATCGCATTCGCTGCCCTTACGGCCACTCTGTGCGATCGTTTTGGACGGCGCCGCATGATGCTCATCGCCTGGGCGTTGGGTCTACCGTGGTCGCTGTTGGTGATGCCGTTGATTGATTCGGGTTATCCTGCATTGTTTTTGGTAGCGCTGCTCGGTGTCTATGCGATTGCCGCGGGCGCTTTCGGTCCCGTTGTCTCCTTCGTTCCCGAACTATTCGCTACCCGTTACCGCTACACGGGCACAGGTCTGGCGGTTAACCTGGCCGGCATTGCCGGCGGTGCGGTCCCGCCATTTGTTGCCGGGAGTCTGTTGACCACCTTCGGCAGCTCCGCGGTCGGTTTCATGATGGCAATTTTGGTGGCTGCCAGCCTCATCAGCGTCTATCTGCTTCCCGAAACCGCAGGCACCGCGCTGGTCGGTCGCTAG